A single window of Rana temporaria chromosome 1, aRanTem1.1, whole genome shotgun sequence DNA harbors:
- the LOC120930438 gene encoding 60S ribosomal protein L37-like, which produces MTKGTSSFGKRRNKTHTLCRRCGSKAFHLQKSTCGKCAYPAKRRRKYNWSAKAKRRNTTGTGRMRHLKVVYRRFKNGFREGTTPKPKRAAVAASSSS; this is translated from the coding sequence ATGACGAAGGGAACATCGTCATTCGGAAAGCGCCGCAATAAGACGCACACTCTGTGCCGTCGATGTGGCTCCAAAGCCTTCCATTTACAGAAGTCCACCTGTGGCAAGTGTGCATACCCAGCTAAGCGCAGGAGAAAGTACAACTGGAGTGCCAAGGCAAAGAGACGCAACACCACCGGAACCGGCCGCATGAGACATCTGAAGGTTGTGTACCGCAGGTTCAAGAATGGATTCCGTGAAGGTACAACTCCTAAACCCAAGAGAGCCGCAGTTGCAGCTTCCAGCTCCTCTTAA